The Oligoflexus sp. genome has a window encoding:
- a CDS encoding Hpt domain-containing protein gives MILPHSSARADAEPEPRISDYTILAAERFIWMDEGPNLTLSTDTESQQFKWVMDDRLQTPENLYLASSYYSNYLLDSGRPELVRPICQRYPPKPDHHQYQANCILAEDLPIMETAQRLEAIADAAQKQFPNRLIASPILNVIGARLSNKGHVHESIRFYKKAVEALPADAEFDIAESKLNLAFSYANSLLSEPMQRLSVKYYNEVLDWYKKQEPTPYILYQIKWVSYNKAIGHLFLFSEYDEALKALDAAEGHESLAMDIKVFKAYVFAKNKQPLEARNTLKMVNLKSYGDKERLAFLSCYVDLTKRLLGDSMSVQSCLNLESPQMDVLLDLTDTLSQLNLEPRDENRMWRSFYHFFSKHLKPDFQNSMATASSEAELQQEKAESRLKDLKLKNLSLYQDLSYAMIAVAVVCGLALFLAIRSWRESRRHAQEMSAGKARLQHIVDSIEEGLIVIRPGMILEAEESRHLLDITGQKNLQGAKLQDLMALTGLSADRQAITVQCLEAVMGESELSWELNQSNLPAESQISGRDIAFYWQPLLGHGVIQSVLLVMRDVTTIHTLEKQSQKAREQADHMLDYAREILSSHPRAVGRFLGELPQLMQNLSHAALVQKDMSTAKRIAHSIKGTARTLRLHDLQNKAHQLEDELRSDHGGRLEPRVDELRALAETYTAAMQHVLGHITDVDVRSLFDLVAQHKPALERQLASAGVRLGSLVVEESLSLSRFELKTLADVVLHALTNAADHGFVLRAHEKGRPSEARFSVSAFPRGDQHVLVLRDNGAGLDHQKIQEQAQKHGWKPEPGHSWSEFLFLEGVSTADHVTVTSGRGVGLSVIGKSVQTLHGRVQLLDNDQGPGSMLEITWPAARDIAA, from the coding sequence ATGATTCTGCCCCATTCGTCTGCCAGGGCGGATGCGGAGCCGGAACCCCGCATCTCCGATTACACGATCCTGGCGGCCGAACGCTTTATCTGGATGGACGAAGGCCCCAACCTCACCCTCTCCACCGACACCGAGTCCCAGCAGTTCAAATGGGTCATGGACGATCGCCTGCAGACGCCCGAGAACCTTTATCTGGCCTCGTCCTACTATTCGAATTACCTTTTGGATTCCGGTCGCCCGGAACTGGTCCGTCCGATCTGTCAGCGGTATCCGCCTAAGCCCGATCATCATCAGTATCAGGCCAACTGCATTCTGGCTGAAGATCTGCCCATCATGGAAACGGCGCAGCGTCTTGAGGCCATTGCCGATGCCGCCCAGAAGCAGTTTCCCAATCGCCTGATAGCCTCACCGATACTGAATGTCATCGGAGCCCGCCTCTCCAATAAGGGGCACGTTCATGAATCCATCCGCTTTTATAAAAAAGCCGTCGAGGCCCTGCCCGCGGATGCGGAATTCGATATCGCTGAATCCAAACTGAACCTGGCCTTCTCATATGCGAATTCGCTCTTAAGCGAGCCGATGCAAAGACTCTCGGTGAAGTATTACAACGAGGTGCTCGACTGGTATAAAAAGCAGGAGCCCACGCCCTATATCCTCTATCAAATCAAGTGGGTCAGCTACAACAAGGCCATCGGCCACCTCTTTCTCTTTTCCGAGTATGATGAGGCTTTGAAGGCGCTGGATGCTGCCGAAGGTCACGAAAGCCTCGCCATGGATATCAAAGTATTCAAAGCCTATGTCTTCGCTAAAAACAAGCAGCCGCTCGAAGCCCGCAACACCTTGAAAATGGTCAACCTGAAAAGTTATGGCGACAAAGAGCGCCTCGCTTTTCTAAGCTGCTACGTGGACCTGACAAAACGCCTTCTGGGCGACTCGATGTCGGTTCAATCCTGTCTGAACCTGGAATCACCGCAGATGGATGTGCTTCTGGACCTCACCGATACACTGTCCCAGCTGAATCTGGAGCCCCGCGATGAAAATCGAATGTGGCGCTCGTTCTATCACTTTTTTTCGAAGCATTTGAAACCGGACTTCCAGAACTCGATGGCCACAGCCTCGTCAGAGGCCGAACTTCAGCAGGAAAAAGCTGAAAGCCGCCTGAAGGATCTGAAGCTGAAAAACCTTTCGCTCTATCAGGACCTGAGCTATGCGATGATAGCTGTGGCCGTCGTCTGCGGCCTTGCCCTCTTCCTCGCCATAAGATCCTGGCGGGAATCGCGCCGTCATGCTCAGGAGATGAGTGCCGGCAAAGCCCGTCTTCAGCATATCGTCGATAGCATCGAGGAAGGCCTGATCGTGATCCGCCCGGGTATGATCCTTGAAGCTGAAGAATCCCGTCATCTGCTCGACATCACGGGCCAAAAGAATTTACAAGGCGCAAAGCTCCAGGATCTCATGGCGCTCACAGGCCTTTCCGCTGACAGGCAGGCGATCACGGTGCAGTGCCTGGAAGCCGTCATGGGCGAAAGTGAACTGTCCTGGGAACTGAATCAGAGCAATCTTCCTGCAGAATCGCAGATCTCGGGACGCGATATCGCTTTTTACTGGCAGCCTCTCCTGGGGCACGGGGTGATTCAATCCGTGCTGCTGGTCATGCGGGATGTGACCACGATCCATACCCTGGAAAAGCAGTCGCAAAAAGCACGCGAACAGGCCGACCACATGCTGGACTATGCGCGGGAAATTCTCAGCAGTCATCCCAGGGCCGTGGGACGTTTCCTCGGCGAACTCCCGCAGCTTATGCAAAACCTTTCCCATGCGGCTCTGGTGCAAAAGGATATGAGCACAGCCAAACGCATAGCCCACAGCATCAAGGGCACGGCCAGGACCCTAAGGCTTCACGATTTGCAGAACAAGGCGCATCAATTGGAAGATGAGCTGCGTTCTGATCACGGCGGGCGTCTTGAGCCCCGGGTGGATGAACTTCGCGCATTGGCCGAAACCTATACAGCCGCGATGCAGCATGTCCTGGGTCACATCACGGATGTCGACGTCCGCAGTCTCTTCGATCTGGTGGCCCAGCATAAACCGGCCCTGGAACGTCAGCTGGCATCAGCCGGCGTTCGCCTCGGCAGCCTCGTCGTGGAGGAATCGCTATCCTTAAGTCGCTTTGAACTCAAAACCCTGGCCGATGTCGTCCTGCATGCGTTGACCAATGCCGCGGATCACGGCTTTGTCCTGCGCGCTCATGAAAAAGGGCGGCCCAGCGAGGCACGCTTTTCCGTATCCGCTTTTCCAAGGGGTGATCAGCATGTGCTCGTCCTTCGCGACAACGGCGCCGGGCTTGATCATCAGAAAATTCAGGAGCAGGCGCAAAAACATGGTTGGAAGCCTGAGCCGGGGCATAGCTGGAGCGAATTTCTTTTTCTGGAAGGCGTGAGCACGGCCGATCATGTGACGGTCACCAGCGGCCGCGGTGTGGGTTTGAGCGTCATTGGAAAGAGCGTTCAGACCCTGCACGGTCGCGTTCAGCTCTTGGATAATGACCAGGGGCCTGGTTCCATGCTGGAAATAACCTGGCCCGCCGCGCGGGATATCGCGGCCTGA
- a CDS encoding ABC transporter ATP-binding protein, giving the protein MSAPDHLSPMQRLWDYATPFRQKALVAAVYSTLNKIFDVLPEVLIGVAIDIVVSRDQSFLARAGITSPVQQLGVLAFITFLIWLFESITEYGALVRWRNLAQQLQHALRMDGVRHIQKLSLSWYEKQNSGRLLSILNDDVNQVERFLNEGTHKFIQLFVSSLLVSAVFFYLSPIVAAFALLPIPVILYGGFRFRGRLAGRYAAVREAASMLGARLSGIITGVVTIRAAVAEDEQVQLVNDASQHYIETNREAIALSSAFVPIIRMSVLAGFLFTLVLGGWQTLNGDLSPAAYTVLVFLTQRLLWPFTAFGELLDLYERSMASVKRTLDLITAKVGIVDPPQTVAIGRSRGALSFQAVDFSYSDSSPLLKNFNLDIKPGEFIGLVGPTGAGKSTVIKLLLRFYDPTRGTVTIDGVPLTQVAQKELRKNIGYVGQDVFLLDTSMRQNLKMGKPEVTDESLLEALDVAAARDFALQLPQGLDTLIGERGQRLSGGQRQRITIARGLLGDPPILIFDEATSAVDNETEEAIQRSLQKLAHQRTLIVIAHRLSTIRHADRILVLDEGQIKEVGTHEELLEQKGLYTRLWNIQTGN; this is encoded by the coding sequence ATGTCCGCCCCCGATCACCTCAGCCCCATGCAAAGACTCTGGGATTACGCCACCCCCTTTCGTCAGAAAGCGCTGGTGGCGGCCGTCTATTCCACGCTGAATAAAATCTTCGATGTGCTGCCCGAGGTCCTGATCGGTGTGGCCATCGACATCGTGGTATCACGGGACCAAAGTTTTCTGGCGCGCGCTGGAATCACAAGTCCTGTGCAGCAGCTCGGCGTTCTGGCCTTTATCACCTTTCTGATCTGGCTCTTCGAATCCATCACGGAATATGGGGCTTTGGTGCGCTGGCGAAATCTTGCGCAGCAGCTGCAGCATGCTCTACGCATGGATGGTGTGCGGCATATCCAAAAGCTGAGCTTATCCTGGTATGAAAAACAAAACTCAGGACGCCTCCTTTCCATCCTGAACGATGATGTGAACCAGGTGGAACGCTTCCTGAATGAAGGCACGCATAAGTTCATTCAGCTCTTCGTGTCCTCGCTCCTGGTCAGCGCCGTCTTCTTCTATCTGTCGCCGATCGTCGCCGCCTTCGCGCTTTTGCCTATTCCCGTGATCCTTTATGGGGGCTTTCGTTTCCGCGGCCGACTCGCCGGGCGTTACGCGGCGGTTCGCGAGGCTGCTTCCATGCTGGGGGCAAGGCTGTCCGGCATCATCACCGGGGTTGTCACGATTCGCGCCGCGGTTGCCGAGGATGAACAGGTCCAACTGGTGAACGATGCGTCGCAGCATTACATCGAAACCAATCGTGAGGCCATTGCCCTTAGTTCGGCCTTCGTGCCCATCATCCGCATGTCGGTGCTGGCCGGTTTTCTCTTCACGCTCGTCCTCGGAGGCTGGCAAACGCTCAACGGCGATCTTTCCCCCGCGGCCTATACCGTCCTGGTGTTCCTGACCCAAAGGCTCCTTTGGCCCTTCACCGCATTCGGAGAACTTTTGGATCTTTATGAAAGGTCCATGGCCTCGGTCAAGCGAACCCTCGATCTGATCACAGCCAAGGTCGGCATCGTCGATCCACCGCAAACCGTGGCCATTGGCCGGAGTCGCGGTGCGCTGAGCTTTCAGGCTGTGGATTTCTCGTACTCCGATTCCTCCCCTCTTCTGAAAAATTTCAATCTGGATATCAAGCCCGGGGAATTCATCGGCCTTGTGGGTCCAACGGGAGCCGGCAAGAGCACGGTCATTAAACTGCTGCTCCGCTTCTACGATCCGACGCGCGGAACGGTCACCATTGATGGCGTTCCCTTGACACAAGTTGCCCAAAAGGAACTGCGCAAAAACATAGGCTATGTGGGCCAGGACGTGTTCCTGCTCGACACCAGTATGCGCCAGAACCTGAAGATGGGAAAACCTGAAGTCACGGATGAAAGCCTGCTGGAGGCTCTTGATGTGGCGGCGGCCAGGGACTTTGCCCTGCAGCTGCCCCAGGGCCTGGATACTTTGATCGGGGAACGCGGACAACGTTTGTCCGGTGGACAAAGACAAAGGATCACCATAGCCCGTGGCCTGCTCGGCGACCCGCCGATTCTGATCTTCGATGAAGCCACGTCCGCCGTGGATAACGAAACCGAGGAAGCGATCCAGCGTTCCCTGCAAAAGCTCGCGCATCAAAGGACATTGATCGTCATCGCGCATCGCCTGTCGACGATTCGTCATGCGGATCGGATTCTGGTGTTGGATGAGGGACAGATCAAGGAGGTCGGAACCCATGAAGAGCTTTTGGAGCAGAAGGGCCTTTACACAAGACTCTGGAACATTCAGACGGGGAATTGA